The genomic region CTGGGACCGTCCAGGGAACCGGCGTTGGCCGCATGGCGGAGCATCATGTACTCGCCGCTCACCAGGTAGCAGGCCAGGGGCAGCAGGGTGGACTCCCGGAGCCGGGAGAGAATGTCAAGATAGAGGAGGGAGGGTTTCACCATGAGGATGTCGGCCCCTTCCTCCTCGTCGAGAAGGGACTCCCTGAGGGCCTCTTTCCAGTTGGTGGAGGCCATCTGGTAGGACCGCCGGTCCCCGAAGGAGGGGGCGCTGCCCGCTGCGTCCCGGAAGGGACCGTAGAAGGCGGACGAGAACTTGGAGCTGTAGCTCATCACCGGCAGGGAGGAGAATCCCCCGTTGTCCAGGGCCCTCCTGATGGCGGCCACCTGACCGTCCATCATGGCGGAAGGGGCCACCATGTCCGCCCCTGCCCGGGCGTGGCTGAGGGCGATGCGGCCGAGCTCGAGGACCGTGGGGTCGTTGTCCGCGGTGCCGTCCTCCTTCAGAAGGCCGCAGTGGCCGTGGTCGGTGTACTCGCACATGCAGACGTCGGTGACGAGAAGGATTTCCCTGCCGTAGCGCTCCTTCAGCCGTCTGAGTCCCTGCTGCACCGGCTGGTCTTCCGCCCAGGCGGACGTCCCCCGGGGGTCTTTCCGGGAGGGGAGCCCGAAGAGCAGGAAGGACCGGATTCCCGCCTCCAGGGCGGTGTCCACCGCCTCGTGCAGGCGGTCAGGGGAGATGTGGTCCGCCCCGTGCAGGGAGGGAACGGGTTTTCGCACCCCCGTGCCGGGAACCGTGAAGAGGGGAAGGATCATCTGTCTCGGCTCGAGGGAGACCTCCCGCACCAATTCCGCCAGGACGGGGTGCTCCCGCAGGCGGCGCATTCGGTTTATCATTCCGTTCATTCTTTTTCCTCCGTCGATTTTCGATTTTTCAGCTCCGCCAGCAGGGCGGCGAGGGATTCCATGGTCGGCTCGGCCATCACGAGGGGCTTCCGTCCCAGGAGGAGTTCCGCAGCCGCGGCGCAGGGCCTTCCCCACCCCACCGGAACCGTACCCTCCGGCAGGGACAGGCCCGCCGTTTTCCAGGCCCGAACCAGGGCGGTGCTGCCGAAGACTGCGGCGTCCAGTCCCGTCTCCTCCCACAGGGATGGGTAGCTCTCCCATCCGGGGGGCAGGCTCGGGACCATGCGGTAGGCAGGGATGTTCACGACCTCCGCTCCCCGGGCGCGCACGGCGTCCTCCGGGAGGGAGGACCCCGCCTCGTTCCGGAAGAAGACGACGAGCTCCCCGGGCTTTACCCGTCCGGCGAGCAGGGACGCCAGAGCCTCCGACGTGGAGGGCCCGGCCTCGCCGTCCGCCCTGAGGCCCGTGCGGGCGAGGGCGGACGTGGTACCCGGGCCGATAGAGGCGATGTTCCCCCGGAGGGTCCGCAGGTCGGTCCTCCGGGGGAGGAGGGCGGCGCCCCTGGGGCTTGTGACCACGATCCAGTTCGCCCGCGCAAGGAGGTCCTCCTCACCGGGGAAGGGCAGTTCCTCCTCCGCGAGGAGGGGGAGGCTGAAGCCGTCGGCTCCCAGGCCCTCCAGGAATCGTGCGGTGTCCCAGCTCTCGGGGGAGGGGCGGACCACGGCGACCTTCAGACCCGCCAGGGGACCCCGGTCGGGGGAGAGGGCAAGGCCGGCCGTTCCGCCCGCCGTCACGACGGCGGGGGCGCGCAGAACCGGGGGACTGCCGGCCAGGGGAAACCGTACCGTGGAGGCGCATCCCCACCCGCCCCTGGTGACCGCCGCACAGGGGGTGTCCGGGGCCATGCCGTTCGCTTCCAGGAACCGGGCGAGGCTGCCCCAGGACGAGGCTCCCATGTAGACCGCCAGGGTGCCTCTTCCTTCGGCGACGGCCTTCCAGAGTGCTTCCCGGGGGGCGCCGTTGTCCTCCGAATGTCCCGTGGCAAGGGTAAGGGAGTCGGCCAGGCCGCGGTGGGTGGGTGGGATGCCCGCTCTTCCGAGACCTCCGATGGCGGCGGTGATCCCCGGGGTGTAAGTCCAGGGAATGCCCTCCTTTTCCAGGGCGAGGGCCTCCTCGCCCCCCCGGCCGAAGACGAAGGGGTCTCCGCCCTTCAGGCGGACCACCGTTTCCTTCGCCTTTCCAAGTTCCGCGAGGAGGGCGTTGATCTCCGGCTGTTTCAGGCTTGTCCTCCCTTTCCGCTTGCCGGCGGCGTGGAATTCGCACGTCCGGGGGGCGAGCTGGAGCAGGTCCGGGTGGATGAGGCTGTCGTAGACTACGGCGTCAGCCCGCCGGAGGAGTTCCATTCCTTCGAGGGTGATCCACAGGGGGCCGGCGCATCCCGCCCCCACGAGGTGGACGGTCATGGCCGTCCCTCCGCTCCCGCCAGGCTCTCGGCGAACAGCCGCACTGCCTCCGGCGATTCCCGGAACCGTTCGCCCAGGGCCGCCCCGGCCCTGACGGCCTCCTCATCGGAAGCGACGGGGCAGGAGCAGGAGAGGCGGACGCTCTCCCGGCCGTGGGGATCGAGAATCTCCGCCTCGAGGACGAGGATCCGGCCCTCCATGCGGGCGAGGGCGGCGAAGGGGACATGACATCCTACCCCGAGGGTCCGAAGCAAGGAGCGCTCGGCCAGGGAGCAGAGAAAAGTCTCCCGGTGGGCGACCGACCGGCCCAGGGAGAAGAGGGGCGAGTCAAGGGGCGCCTCCAGGGCGATGATGCCCTGGCAGGGAGCGGGGAGGAAGGGAAGACTCTTCGTCCCGGGGGAGCGGATTCCCATGCGCTCCAGCCCGGCGGCGGCGAGGACGAGGGCGTCGTACAGGCCATCCTCCAGTTTTTTCAGGCGGGTGGTGAGGTTCCCCCGGATCTCCCGGACGGAGAGGCAGGGCCGGACCCGGAGGAGCTGGGCTTTCCTGCGGGGGCTCGACGTGCCCACCACGGCCCCTTCCGGCAGGGTCTCCAGGGTGTGCCCCTTGCGGGAGACAAGCACGTCCTCCGCGGAATCCCGGGGGAGGACCGAGGCGATCTCGAGGCCGTCACGGCAGCAGGAGGGAACGTCCTTGAGGCTGTGGACGGCCCCGTCCCCATTTCCGCAGAGGAGGGCCTCCTCGATGCAGCCGGAGAAGGCGCCCATCCCGCCGAAGGAGCAGAGGGGGCTGACGGTGTCCCGGTCGCCCCGGGTGGACCAGGGAACGATCTCCACGGCCACGCCCTTCTCCCGGAGAGGAACGGCCATCCGTTCCGCCTGCAGCAA from Aminivibrio sp. harbors:
- the hemB gene encoding porphobilinogen synthase, giving the protein MNGMINRMRRLREHPVLAELVREVSLEPRQMILPLFTVPGTGVRKPVPSLHGADHISPDRLHEAVDTALEAGIRSFLLFGLPSRKDPRGTSAWAEDQPVQQGLRRLKERYGREILLVTDVCMCEYTDHGHCGLLKEDGTADNDPTVLELGRIALSHARAGADMVAPSAMMDGQVAAIRRALDNGGFSSLPVMSYSSKFSSAFYGPFRDAAGSAPSFGDRRSYQMASTNWKEALRESLLDEEEGADILMVKPSLLYLDILSRLRESTLLPLACYLVSGEYMMLRHAANAGSLDGPRGLLEAHLALRRAGADILITYAAVEVARMVTGR
- the cobA gene encoding uroporphyrinogen-III C-methyltransferase, whose product is MTVHLVGAGCAGPLWITLEGMELLRRADAVVYDSLIHPDLLQLAPRTCEFHAAGKRKGRTSLKQPEINALLAELGKAKETVVRLKGGDPFVFGRGGEEALALEKEGIPWTYTPGITAAIGGLGRAGIPPTHRGLADSLTLATGHSEDNGAPREALWKAVAEGRGTLAVYMGASSWGSLARFLEANGMAPDTPCAAVTRGGWGCASTVRFPLAGSPPVLRAPAVVTAGGTAGLALSPDRGPLAGLKVAVVRPSPESWDTARFLEGLGADGFSLPLLAEEELPFPGEEDLLARANWIVVTSPRGAALLPRRTDLRTLRGNIASIGPGTTSALARTGLRADGEAGPSTSEALASLLAGRVKPGELVVFFRNEAGSSLPEDAVRARGAEVVNIPAYRMVPSLPPGWESYPSLWEETGLDAAVFGSTALVRAWKTAGLSLPEGTVPVGWGRPCAAAAELLLGRKPLVMAEPTMESLAALLAELKNRKSTEEKE
- the hemC gene encoding hydroxymethylbilane synthase, with the translated sequence MKLLTRGSTLALLQAERMAVPLREKGVAVEIVPWSTRGDRDTVSPLCSFGGMGAFSGCIEEALLCGNGDGAVHSLKDVPSCCRDGLEIASVLPRDSAEDVLVSRKGHTLETLPEGAVVGTSSPRRKAQLLRVRPCLSVREIRGNLTTRLKKLEDGLYDALVLAAAGLERMGIRSPGTKSLPFLPAPCQGIIALEAPLDSPLFSLGRSVAHRETFLCSLAERSLLRTLGVGCHVPFAALARMEGRILVLEAEILDPHGRESVRLSCSCPVASDEEAVRAGAALGERFRESPEAVRLFAESLAGAEGRP